A segment of the Agarivorans albus genome:
TATAGAGGTTTAGTGTTCCGCAAGCGATGAAAAAAAGTGCCCATGAGACATTCACTTTTGACCAAATATCGTCTGGCAGCGTCATTTCTTTGCCCAGCATCTTTTTGATCAGTGGGTTACCAAATGCAAACTGACTCACTAACAGCACTAAACCAAAGATCCAGTTAATAACGGTAGGTTTCCATTTAATAAAGTTATCGTCGCGCAGGATTAGAGTTAAGCCACCAAAGACCAATATAAGAACAAAGGAGATGAGATGCATTTTCTCAACTTTTTTGTTTTTAATATATGAAATTAGCAATAAGACCGCAGTTGATATCATTAACGCAAGAGTTGCAGCATATATGTCTTTTAAGTAATAGGCTGCCAAAAAAATAACTAAAGGGATAAACTCGAAAAATTGTTTCATAGTTCCTCAGCGTAAGCTGTTAATAAAAAAGCCGCTAGAAAGCGGCTTTTGATAGTAGCAAGATCTTTAACTAAACGGTAGCCGCTTTCATGTCACTGGCAAATTGCTTGAGTGTTACAAGCATTTGCGCTTTGTCTTCAAGGTTGTTTTCGATGATCTTAACTACGGCTGAGCCCGATATCGCACCAGCTGCGCCAGCTTCAATGGTTTCTTTAACCTGTTGAGGAGTTGCGATGCCAAAACCCAGTAAAGCTGGCGGCGCATTATGTTGCTTAAGTTTGTTTAACAACTCTCCCACCGGTGCGCCTGCTTTGGTTTCTGTACCGGTAACGCCTGCTCGGCTAACAAGGTAGGTGTAACCTTGTCCGTACTCGGCCACTTTGGCTAAAGTCGCTTCATCGGCGTTTGGTGGTGCAATAAAGATGCTTTGCAAGCCATGCTTATCAGCAGCTTCTCTAAAAGGCGCTGACTCACGAATCGGCACATCTGCAACCAGCACCGAGTCTACGCCTGCAGCCGCAAGCTTTTGATAGAAAGAATCAATGCCGGTTGAATATACGAGGTTAGCGTATAACAACAGACCAATAGGTACCTCTGGATGTTTTTCACGAATAGCACTTAGCATTTCTAAACATTTAGGAGGGGTAACATCAGCTGCTAATGCGCGAACGTTAGCTCCTTGAATGGTAGGGCCGTCAGCTACTGGATCAGAGAAAGGGATACCCAACTCTAAAGCATCCGCACCACCTTCAACTAAGGCATCAACAATGGCTAGAGATTGCTCTAAATTGGGATCGCCAAGTGTTACAAAGGGAACGAAGGCGCCTTGTTTTTCGCTTGTTAGACGTTCAAATAGATTAGCGTAACGTTGCGTCATTATAAGCTTCCTCTTTGTTCGAATATTTCGGCTACGGTAAAGATGTCTTTGTCGCCACGCCCCGATAGGTTTACCAACAATATCTGTTCTTTGTCTTTATCTTGCTTAGCGAGTTTTAGCGCGTAAGCCAGCGCGTGAGCAGACTCTAGAGCGGGAATAATACCTTCACTCTCAGCTAGAGTTTGGAATGCGTCCAAGGCTTCTTCATCGGTAGCTGATTCATAATCTGCTCTGCCGATTGAATTCAAATAAGCATGCTGCGGGCCTACTGATGGAAAATCTAAGCCAGCTGAAATTGAATAAGACTCTTCAATTTGACCATTTTGGTCTTGCATCAATAACGAATGCATACCAAAAAACATACCTTTGCGGCCATGTTTAAGTGGAGCGCCATGTTGGTCGGTATCAATACCTTTACCCGCAGGTTCTACGCCAATTAGTTTTACATCTTCTTCTTTGATGAAGTCTGCAAACATGCCGATTGCGTTAGAGCCACCGCCCACACATGCAATTACCGCATCAGGCAAGCGACCTTCGGTCTCAAGAATCTGCTGTTTGGCTTCTTCGCCAATCATTTTCTGGAATTCGCGAACAATGGTTGGGAATGGGTGAGGGCCGGCTGCTGTACCTAATAAGTAGTGAGCGCTGTCATAACTGGCTGCCCAGTCACGCAAGGCTTCGTTACACGCGTCTTTTAGGGTAGAAGAGCCGCTGTGTACTGGGATAACTTCTGCACCCATTAGCTTCATTCTGAACACGTTAGGCTTTTGGCGTTCACAGTCAATTGCGCCCATGTAAACACGGCACTTTAGACCAAGTAAGGCACACGCTAAGGCGGTCGCTACGCCATGTTGGCCAGCACCGGTTTCAGCAATAATTTCTTTCTTACCCATGCGTTTTGCTAATAGGGCTTGGCCTAACACTTGGTTGGTTTTATGTGCACCACCATGTAATAAGTCTTCACGCTTTAGGTAAATTTTGGTTTTAGTACCCGCAGTTAAATTGCGGCACAAGGTTAGAGGTGTTGGTCTGCCAGCATATTCGCTTAATAGCCCGTTGAACTCTTCAATAAAGCTAGGGTCTTCTTGGGCGTCGATAAAGGCTTGTTCTAGCTGGTCGAGCGCTGGCACTAAAATTTGTGGTACAAACTGCCCGCCAAACTCGCCGAAATATGAATTTAGTTTACTCATTGTTGACTCTTATTCGTTAAAAATGGTTAACGCTTACTAATCTGTTTGAGACTAGTACTGTCTAATTTGTTCAAACGCAGCATTAACTTTTGCTGGGTCTTTTACCCCTGGCGCTTGTTCTACACCGGAGTTTAAATCTAAGCCTGCAGCGGCGTAGGCTAGCGCATCTTGAATGTTACTTGGGCTTATGCCGCCTGCTAGCATCGCACCATGACTGTGCTCACCTAATAGTTGCCAATCGAAGGTTTGCCCTGTACCGCCGCATTGGCCGGCGACTTTGCTATCAAATAATATTTTGTCTGCGTTGCTTGGCGCTTCTGGTAATGCCTCACTCACGCCAAGCGCTTTCCATACAAGGCTGCTGTTAAGTTTTTCTTTTAGCTGCTTGATGAATTGCTCGTCTTCATCACCATGCAATTGCACTGCATGAAGTTTAAGTTGATTGGCAATATTGGCCACTTCTTCAACCGAGCTATTTACAAATACACCCACAAAATTAAGTGGTGCCGCTTGGCTGAGTTTTTCTGCTTGCGCTAGGTTTACGCAGCGCGGCGACTTTTCGGCGAAAATTAATCCGCCGTATACTGCGCCCGCTTGATAAACCGTTTTAACATCTTGCTCGCGTGTTAAGCCGCATACTTTGTTTTCACCAAGTATGAGTTTACGACAAGCCATGTCTACATCATCTTGGCTCATTAGTGAGCTACCTACTAAAAAGCCGTTGGCGTATTTGGCTAGCTCACGCACTTGTTGGTGCTGATAAATGCCTGATTCTGAAATGATGATGCGATCTTCAGGAATTTGTTTGGCCAGCTCTGGTGTTCTATCTAAGGTAATCGATAAGTCACGCAAGTTGCGGTTGTTAATACCGATGACTTTGGCATTTAGATCAATAGCGCGCTCAAGCTCTTGTTGGTTACTCACTTCAGTAAGTACGCCCATATTTAGCTTGTGGGCTACTTCAGCCAGCAAGCGATACTCGTTGTCATCGAGAACCGATAACATTAGCAAGATGGCATCAGCTTTGTGATAACGGGCTAGATAGATTTGGTACTCGTCAATGAAGAAGTCTTTACATAACACTGGTTGCTCAACTTGCTCTCTAACCTGAGTTACATAGTCAAACTCACCTTGAAAGTATTTGGTATCAGTGAGCACCGAAATGGCCGCAGCATAGTTTTTATATACGCCGGCAATTAGGTCTAAGTCGAACTCCGGGCGAATCAAGCCTTTAGATGGAGAAGCCTTTTTACATTCAAGAATAAACTTAGCGGGTGAGCCTGATAGCGCATCATAAAAACTACGTTCCGTGGGCTCAACCTGATCGATAAAGCTTGCTAGTGCTTGGCTTTGCATACGCTCTGCTAACCAAATTTCTTTGTCAGCCACAATTTTATCTAGAATGGTGGCTTGTTTTGTTTCTGCTTGGCTCACTGACTCATCTCCGCCAATTGGTTTGCTAGGGTTAGTGGACGACCAGAGGCCATTTCATCTAAGGCCATTTTAACGCCTTGAGCAACATCATCAGCTTTACCTGCAAGCTTAAGTAACAAGGCAACATTAACTGCAACAGCTGCTTGTTGTGCTGGTGTCGCGGTGCCTTGCAATAACTGTAAAGTGATGGCTTTGTTTTCTTCAGGAGTGCCACCTTTAATGGCATCTAGATCGGCTTGCTCAACACCAAAATCAGCTGGGCTTAAGCTATATTCGGTAATCTTGTCGCCGTTAATCTCCGCAATTTGAGTTTCACCATGAATGGCTACTTCGTCTAAGCCAGCACCGTGAACCACCATGGCTTTTTTCATACCTAACTGTTGCAAGGTATGCGCAATGGGCGAAATGAGCGCGGGGTTATAAACGCCCATCACTTCCATACTTGGATGAGCTGGGTTAATTAGCGGACCTAGTACATTAAAGATGGTGCGGGTTTTTAAGGTTTGGCGCACCGGCATGGCGTGGCGTACACCTGCGTGGTATTGCGGTGCAAACAAAAAGCACAGGCCCAATTCATCTAAACATTTGCGCGCGGTATCTGGGGTCATTTGAATGTTAATTCCCAAAGCGGCCAATAAGTCTGAAGAGCCCGACTTGCTCGATACACTGCGGTTACCGTGCTTGGCTACCTTAACCCCTAAGCTTGCTGCAACAAACGCAGAGGTGGTTGAGATATTAATGGTGTTGTGGCCATCACCGCCGGTGCCAACAATATCCGCAAAATCATAATCGGGGCTTGGAAAAGGCGCCGCATTCGCTAATAAAGCTTTGGCTGCTCCAGCGATTTCTTGGGGTTGCTCGCCTTTAACCTTTAGTGCAGTGAGCAATGAAGATAAAACGATAGGCTCAACTTCACCCTGAATCACCTGACTAAATACCTGCTGTGCTTGTTCAATGCTTAAGTCTTTTCCTTGATATAGCTGCTCTAAAATAGCCTGCATTACGCTTGCTCCTTTTGGGTGGCCCAGTCTAGGCTGCGGGCTAATAGTGTTGCCCCTTCGCTGGTTAAAATGGATTCGGGGTGGAATTGAAACCCAACAATCTTGTCTTGTTCGTTGATTATCGCCATTGGCATGTTTTGATAATGAGCATTCACCACAACCCCATCTGGCATTGTAGTGGCTACTAACGAGTGGTAGCGCGCTACTGGCAGAGGATTGCTTAAACCTTCAAACATAAGGCGGTTGTCGTGCTCAATCGCCGACGATTTACCATGAACAATTTCATCTGCTTTACCCACCACACCACCGTAGCTTTCTACTAGTGCTTGGTGGCCAAGGCAGATTCCAATAATAGGTACTTCGCCTTTACATAAATCGATAAGCTCTAACATACAGCCCGCTTGTTGTGGGTTACCAGGACCTGGTGATAAAACCAATACTGGCGGAGTAGGGCTATTATCAATATGTTGTTTAATCTCTTTAGCACTTAAGTGGTTACGGTAAATGCTAACCTCTAAGCCTTGACTACGAAACTGATCAACAAGGTTGTAAGTGAACGAGTCAAAGTTGTCTAACAAAAATACACTATGCGTCATCACTAACATCCTTCAAAGTAGAACCGTGAGCGCGGGCAATGGCATTTAGCACCGCAGCTGCTTTGTTGCGAGTTTCATCGGCTTCGGCTTGAGGCTGTGAATCATACACCACACCAGCTCCAGCTTGAACATGCGCGACCTTATCTTTAACAAAAGCAGAACGAATAACGATACAGCTATCCATGTCGCCGTTACCTGCAAGGTAACCAACTGCGCCACCATAACTGCCACGGCGCTGCTGTTCTACTTGGCGAATTAACTCTGAAGCGCGAATTTTGGGTGCGCCAACAAGAGTACCCATGTTCATGCACGCTTGATAAGCGTGAAGTGCGTCTAGGTCATTACGTAAGGTACCTACTACGCGCGATACTAAGTGCATTACGTGGCTGTAGCGGTCTACTTTTAGCAAATCAGCTACATGGCGAGTGCCAGGCTCACTGATGCGAGCGACATCATTACGAGCTAAATCAACCAACATAATATGTTCTGCGGTTTCTTTTTTATCTAGGCGTAGCTCAAGCTCTAGGCGGCCGTCTAAATCTTGGTTAATCGAACCATCGGCGTTAAAGCCGCGTTTACGCGTGCCGGCAATCGGGTAAATTTCTACATCTCGGCTATCAGAGGAGTATTTAATTGCACTCTCAGGAGAGGCGCCAAACAATACAAATTCACTGTCTTGCAGGTAGAACATGTAAGGGCTTGGGTTGGTAATTTTTAATTCGCGGTAAGCGGCGAGGCTATCAGGGCAAGAGAGTTTAAAACTGCGAGATGGAACTACTTGAAAAATGTCACCTTGGCGAATGTAGTCTTTCATGGTTTCTACATTCTGGCAGAAGTCTCGGTCGCTAATGTCAGCTTCAATCTTCCCTTGGTAATCACTAAAATCTGGCTGCGCTTGTTGGTGATTTTTATGCTCACATAATTCTACTAAGTGGGCTAAACGCTGATTTATTCTAGCTTGCTCACTTTCATTATATACCGAGCCAATTAAGTGAGTCACTTGTTCTTGGTGGTCTATTAGTAGCAATGTTTCGGCGAGGTAAAACTGGTAGTCGGGGCAAATGTTGGTGCTTTCGGCGACGTCTTGTAGTTGCTCAAAGCTGGCGATGAAATCATAGGCAAATACACCGCCGATAAAAACGCCTTTATCATGAGAGGCTAGCTCACCGTAAAGTGTGGTTATTAAACGTAAGGCATCAACAGGAGAGCTCGCTTTTAAACGAGAATCCTCATCCAAATTAGCGGCTGGGAGTGGGTAATCTAAAACCAGTTGAGTTGCACTATGTTCGGTGATTAAGCTGTTGTCACTGTGTTCTACAACCGCCGAGATAACCGCTTCACCATTGAGTGATACCGCAGTAAACGTCACTTGACGACCTTTACAAGTGATCTTTAAGGCTGCATCGGCCAAAATTAAACTTTGTAAGTTTTCTTTGCTGTCTATTTCGCAAGATTCTAGCAAAACATTGTGTTGACTCTCTTTGCAAAGCTCTTGATACAAGCTTAGTGGGTCAAGCACGTAGCTAGCATCAATTAAGTTGTTGCTTAGCTGCACCCTAGGGTGATTACTCATGGTTCGTTACTCCTCGTTAAGGCCGTAGCGCAAATATAAAAAAAGCCCGCATTAAGCGGGCTTTTTGTTGTTCTGTTCAATGTATTGGAAATACAACAACTCACACCCGTTTATTTCGGAGTGCGCCACCACCAAGATTTGTTGGTAAGAAGAAAAGTTGTCATGCTTATTCCTAGTCATTTTGATAGACTAAGTTAACTGTAAATGACATCACCAAGTCAAGAAAAAATTTAGGAAATTTAATGCGATTTGATTTGCATTGCCATACTACTGCCTCGGATGGTGGCTTAAGCCCAACTGAAATAGTAATGCGTGCCGAAAACATGCAAGTCGACGTGTTGGCTATTACCGACCACGACACCACAGCTGGCATTGCAGAAGCAAAAGCTAATGCGAAGCATGTGCAAATTATCACTGGCACTGAAATCTCTACTGCTTGGCATGCTTTTGATATTCATATTGTAGGCTTGAATATTGACGTGACGTCTACAGAATTACAAAGACACTTAGCTGAGCAACGAGACAAGCGAGAAGTTCGCGCTCAAGAAATGAGTCGCCGTTTAGCAAAAGCCGGTATCAATGATGTGTACAGTGATGCAAAACAATTGGCAGGTACAGCCCCGATAACCCGTTCCCATTTTGCCAAGGTATTGGTGGAACGTGGTATAGCAGCTAACTTTAATAAAGTATTTGATAAGTATTTAAGCCGTGGCAATACCGGTTATGTGCCTAATAATTGGATGAGCATGGGCGATGCTATAGAGATTATTCACCAAGCGGGCGGCGTTGCTGTATTGGCTCACCCAACTCATTATGATTTGTCGAATAAATGGGTGCGTAAGTTGTTAGCCGAGTTTGCCGAATTGGGCGGCGACGGCGTAGAAGTGGCAATGCCGCAAATGTCTAAAGACCAATTACTGTGGCTAGCTGATTTAGCCGAACAAAATGGATTACGTGCTTCTCAAGGCTCTGATTTTCATCATCCCTCTCCTTGGCGTGAATTAGGTAGAGGCTTACAATTACCAGAAAAGTGCCAAGCTATTTGGCAGTTGTGGCCTGGCTTCTCTCCTGAATCCAATCGCTAGGCCCATTAATCGCAGGGACAGTTATGAGTCAGTTTTTCTATGTACACCCCGACAACCCTCAACAGCGCTTGATGAACCAAGCGGCTAATCATATTCAACAGGGCGGGGTGGTGATCTACCCAACCGATTCAGGTTATGCCATTGGTTGCCATATTGGTGATAAAGCCGCATTAGAGCGCATTTGCCGTATTCGTCAGTTAGATAAAAACCACCATTTTACTTTAATGTGTCGCGATTTATCTGAGCTCTCGGAATATGCGCGAGTGGGTAACCAAGCTTATCGCTTGTTACGCAACAATACCCCAGGACCATATACCTTTATTTTTAAAGGTACCAAGGAAGTGCCACGTCGCTTACTCAACCCTAAACGTAAAACCATAGGTATTCGAGTTCCCGACAACAAAATTGCATTGGCGATGCTGGAAGCTCTTGGTGAGCCACTAATGTCATCGAGCTTAATTTTGCCGGGCAATGACTACACCGAATCTGATCCGGAACAAATACGCGACCTATTGGAACACCAAGTAGATTTAATTGTTAACGGTGGCTATTTAGGCGAGCAGCCTACTACTGTTATTGATCTTTCAGAAGATGAGCCAGAGATATTGCGCAGTGGCTCCGGTGATACGAGCCCATTTGAATAATGTCTGAACAGGCTTCTCCTACTCAGCAATTAACTCTAGCCAGCGTAAATGGTGAGCCTTGGCTAGACATGCCGGAGGATTTGTTTATTCCGCCGGATGCCATGGAAGTGATTCTGGAGCAGTTTGAGGGGCCATTGGATTTATTATTGTATTTAATCCGTAAACAGAAGTTGGATATTGAACACTTACCAGTATTAGCCATCACCCAGCAATATATGGAATATATTGAAGCAATGCGAATGCTCAAATTAGAGCTCGCAGCAGAGTATTTGGTAATGGCAGCGCTGTTAACCGAAATTAAATCGCGCAGCTTGCTACCAGTACAAGAGCACGAACAAGTTGAGGAAGATCCAAGGGCTGAGCTTATTCGGCGTCTTCAAGAGTATGAATTATATAAAGACGCTACCGAAAAAGTAGATAGTCTACCAAGACAGCAACGAGATACTTACACAGCTACCATCAACCGCCCTCAAGATATGCCAATCAATGTTATTTACCCAGAAGTGACGATGGATGAGTTGATTCAAGCTATGCGGGGTATTGCTCAGCGAGTGGCTAACTTTGAACATCATGAAATTAAGCGTGAAAAACTGTCTACTCGGCAAAGGATGAGCGATATATTGGCCAAGTTACAACAACACCAGTTTGTCGAATTTAGTCAGTTGTTTTCCTTATCTGAAGGTCGTAGCGGTTTAGTGGTAAGTTTTTTGGCAATACTTGAGTTAGTCAAAGAAGGTTATATCAAGTGTGTGCAAAGTCAGCCTCTGCAGCCTATTCAAGTATTATTAGTTGATGCGGAGATCTCTGAGCATGGCTAAACCCAATTTAGTTAAGTTAGTTGAAGCCGCTTTGTTTGTTGCTGGCAGACCGCTCAGCGTTAAAGAGCTGCAAGCCACGGTGTTGGCAGATGTAGGATTAGCTAAAGCACAAGTGAATATGGTGCTTGAAGAGTTGTCTTTGCGTTATCAAGATTCGGGTATTGAGTTGGCCGAAACCGCATCCGGGTTTCAATTTAGAGCGCGCCAAGAATATGCGCCACAATTAGCCAACTTATGGGCTGAAAAAGCCCCGAAATTTAGCCGAGCAATGTTAGAAACACTCACTTTAATTGCTTATCGCCAGCCAATTACTCGCGGTGAGATCGAAGCGATTAGGGGAGTGGCCGTGAGCAGCCATATCATAAGTGTATTGAGAGAGCGCAATTGGATCCGCAGCGTCGGACATAAAGAAATTCCCGGCCGTCCTACCTTATTTGCAACTACAACAAGCTTCTTAGATTACTTTGGTTTGAAAGATCTGGCCGATTTGCCAGAATTAGATCAATCTTTACTTGAAAAACTGCCGCAAGACTTTCAGACTTAGCGCACTTTACCACCCGGATAAGAAATATGAGTGAAAAACTTCAAAAAGTCCTGGCCCGCAGCGGTTTAGGCTCACGTCGTGAGATGGAAGCTGTAATTGACGCAGGGAGAGTAAGCGTAGATGGGAGTATTGCCACTTTAGGTGATCGCATCGAAGAAGGGGTTGAAGTAAGGGTGGATGGCCGCATCATCGACATCCAAAAAGTCGAAGACACCATTTGTCGTGTATTGGCGTACCATAAGTCGGAAGGTGAAATCTGTTCTCGCAATGACCCAGAAGGGCGAGAAACCGTATTTGACCGTTTACCACGTTTGCAACATGGTCGCTGGATTGCGGTAGGTCGATTAGATATCAATACCTCTGGTTTATTGTTATTTACTACCGATGGCGAGTTGGCTAACCGTTTGATGCATCCAAGTTTCGAAGTTGAGCGAGAATACGCGGTGCGGGTATTTGGTGATGTAGATGACGAAGTAATTCGTAACTTACGCACCGGTGTTGAATTAGAAGATGGCCGTGCTGCATTTACCACGGTTAAGCGCCAAGGCGGCGAGGGTATTAATCAGTGGTACTCCGTGACACTAAGCGAGGGTCGTAATCGCGAAGTGCGCAGAATGTGGGAATCTCAAGGCATGCAAGTGAGCCGTTTGATTCGGGTTCGTTATGGGCTTATTCCTTTACCTAAAGGTTTACCACGCAGCGGCTGGCAAGAAATGCCCTTAGATCAGGTAAACTACTTGCGTAAGTTGGTACAGCTAAATAAAGAAGAGAATACGATTATCAAGGTTGAAGATCGTGTTCGTAGTACTCAGCGTATTAGAAAGTCTGTGCGTAAACACCGCTCTCGCACGCAAAGCCAAGCGGCAAAAAGAAGGCGTTTAAAATAGCCCTTTAGCCAATAAAAAAGCTCGCTTAGTTGCGAGCTTTTTTTTGTTTTGGCCTTGCGTCAGTTCGCAAAGATGGGGCCTGCGCCGCTAGACCATAAAATAACAGTTGAGATGAGCACGGTCACTAACATCACCAAGCCTACAGTAACTAGGCTACTGGCAAAGATGAAGCCTCGCTCTTCTGGGATGTGCATAATGATAGGCACACCCGTGTACAGCAAATATACGGCGTAAGTAACTCCAACTAAGCCGGCAACCATAACAAACCAAGGTTCTGGATAAAGCGCGGCGAAACCCACCATATAAATTGGCGTGGCTACGTAAGCAGATAGCTCTAGGGTTTGCTGGTAGGTGGTATCGGTATTAAACGTTTTTGCCATCCAAAGCGC
Coding sequences within it:
- a CDS encoding Yip1 family protein, whose product is MLFSHVWGLASHTKEEWQDIDKHHEGIGASLSHLLLMALIPAICGYFSTVHIGWKVGANSFSLTSDSAIFMSVAMYAAMVTVVLCLAYAALWMAKTFNTDTTYQQTLELSAYVATPIYMVGFAALYPEPWFVMVAGLVGVTYAVYLLYTGVPIIMHIPEERGFIFASSLVTVGLVMLVTVLISTVILWSSGAGPIFAN